Proteins co-encoded in one Cytobacillus sp. NJ13 genomic window:
- the ebgA gene encoding beta-galactosidase subunit alpha, whose product MEYSVFTRGDINNQLILHKHRLKPRTHYVSYRDEREALKMNREMSSSFYLLNGKWKFVYTEHPILAPKDFFKEDFDSSSLDQIQVPGLWQLQGYGKPHYTDLYYPFPVNPPIVPEKNPTGCYRKEFFLPEGWDSQNVHLCFEGVDSSFHLWVNGHEAGFSKGSRLTSEFDITSFLTEGKNIIAVQVYQWSDGSYLEDQDMWWLSGIFRDVYLLSVPKLHVYDFFVRAELDDQYEDGLLSIDIKLKNTNEKPQKFQIEYKILDETACVGQGTVSQGDEIGQMKEKQLFHSSHIHAPKKWSAEEPHLYTLLLILKNELGEVLETISYKIGFRTVEIKERNLMINGKVVMFKGVNRHDHDPDTGRTVSYETMKQDIIMMKQYNINAVRTAHYPNDPRFYDLCDEYGLYVIDETDLECHGFELTGDANLLSNDPEWEAAYVDRMERMVERDKNHPSIIMWSLGNESGFGSNFKAMYKRCKQLDSTRIVHYEGDRDTEAADIYSTMYSSVEKIIGFANEENWEKPHILCEYAHAMGNGPGGLKEYWDAFYQYKRLQGGFIWEWIDHGLHQYTEDGGEFYAYGGDFGDEPNNGNFCLDGLLLPDRTPSPSLHQYKKVIEPVKTKAVDLENGIVIIENRYDFISLDHLFLSWSIMDGVSVLDSGSMSLPSISAGQSYQLHIPYNKNSPAYGENPYLNLSFSLKRDFPWAKQGHEISWEQYKLPQLKTSATEIKEYNLRYGPLAIHETSAAIIVEGSEFELTFSKAEGTITSWSFKGQSLMKAGPKMNFWRAMTDNEMYISKEWKESYLHMMEHDARSIKVEQIDRNRIKIRVEANVAPRVMAWGVNGSYDYTIHANGQVEIAVEGQPYGSLPATWPKVGIEMKLPLDLSHASWFGRGPGESYPDSKLACKIGEYSMKVENLFFPYIHPQENGNRSDTEWASFHNGMSLGLLAAGDHLMNFSAHYYTKEDLEAAKHLYQLKQRSYITLNLDYQVNGIGSNSCGPGPLPEYELKPKAFRYKVTFLPFSGSAGLAREKAKELKYQISAEEVLTNNK is encoded by the coding sequence ATGGAATATTCAGTGTTTACAAGAGGAGATATTAATAATCAGCTTATTTTGCATAAACACAGGTTAAAACCAAGAACTCATTATGTGTCTTACAGGGATGAAAGGGAAGCGTTGAAAATGAATCGTGAAATGTCTTCTTCCTTTTATTTGCTGAACGGCAAATGGAAATTTGTTTATACTGAGCATCCGATCCTGGCACCAAAAGATTTTTTTAAAGAGGATTTTGATTCAAGCAGCCTGGATCAAATCCAGGTACCGGGATTATGGCAGCTCCAGGGATATGGAAAACCTCATTATACAGACCTATATTATCCTTTTCCTGTAAATCCGCCGATTGTGCCGGAAAAGAATCCTACAGGATGCTACAGGAAGGAGTTCTTTCTTCCAGAAGGGTGGGATAGCCAAAATGTGCATCTCTGCTTTGAGGGAGTAGACAGTTCCTTTCATTTATGGGTAAACGGCCATGAAGCCGGGTTCAGTAAAGGGAGCCGCTTAACATCTGAGTTTGACATTACATCATTTTTGACAGAGGGCAAAAACATCATTGCAGTTCAAGTGTACCAATGGAGTGATGGCTCATATTTGGAAGATCAGGACATGTGGTGGCTAAGCGGCATTTTCCGGGATGTTTATTTATTATCTGTGCCCAAGCTTCATGTCTATGATTTTTTTGTTAGGGCTGAATTGGATGATCAGTATGAAGATGGCTTATTAAGTATCGATATTAAGTTGAAAAATACAAATGAAAAACCGCAGAAATTCCAAATTGAATATAAAATCCTTGACGAAACAGCTTGTGTGGGACAAGGCACTGTTTCACAGGGCGATGAAATTGGCCAAATGAAAGAAAAACAGCTTTTCCACTCTTCCCATATCCATGCACCAAAAAAATGGTCAGCCGAGGAACCTCATTTGTATACGCTTCTTCTAATTTTAAAGAATGAACTGGGAGAAGTTCTTGAAACGATTTCTTATAAGATCGGCTTTCGGACAGTTGAAATAAAAGAAAGAAATCTTATGATAAATGGGAAAGTGGTGATGTTTAAGGGGGTTAATCGCCATGACCATGATCCGGACACTGGCCGGACAGTTTCTTATGAAACGATGAAACAAGATATCATTATGATGAAGCAATATAATATTAATGCCGTTCGTACCGCTCATTACCCGAATGACCCCCGCTTTTATGATTTGTGCGATGAATATGGTTTATATGTCATTGATGAAACCGATCTTGAATGCCATGGCTTTGAGCTGACAGGAGATGCAAACCTTCTCAGTAATGATCCTGAATGGGAAGCAGCATATGTTGACAGAATGGAACGAATGGTGGAGCGGGATAAGAATCATCCGAGCATCATCATGTGGTCACTTGGCAATGAATCTGGTTTTGGCTCCAATTTTAAAGCCATGTATAAAAGGTGCAAGCAATTGGATTCTACTAGAATCGTACATTATGAAGGAGACCGTGATACAGAGGCAGCTGATATTTACAGTACCATGTACTCATCTGTTGAAAAAATAATCGGTTTTGCTAACGAAGAAAATTGGGAAAAACCCCATATATTGTGTGAATATGCACATGCAATGGGGAATGGCCCTGGCGGCTTAAAGGAATATTGGGATGCCTTTTACCAATATAAACGTCTTCAAGGCGGCTTTATATGGGAATGGATTGACCACGGCTTACACCAATACACAGAAGATGGAGGAGAATTTTATGCCTACGGAGGGGATTTTGGAGATGAGCCAAATAACGGAAACTTCTGCCTGGATGGATTACTCCTCCCGGATAGAACACCTTCCCCAAGTTTGCACCAATATAAAAAGGTTATTGAGCCTGTTAAAACGAAAGCGGTTGACCTTGAAAACGGTATTGTAATCATTGAAAATCGCTATGATTTTATTAGCCTGGACCATTTATTCCTTTCTTGGAGTATTATGGATGGAGTCTCTGTGCTGGATAGCGGTTCAATGTCATTGCCTTCTATTTCTGCAGGCCAAAGTTACCAGCTTCATATTCCATATAATAAAAATTCTCCTGCTTACGGAGAAAATCCATATTTGAATCTGTCGTTCAGCCTGAAGAGAGATTTTCCATGGGCTAAGCAAGGACATGAAATAAGTTGGGAACAATACAAGCTGCCGCAGCTGAAGACAAGTGCCACAGAAATAAAAGAATACAACCTTAGGTACGGACCACTTGCCATTCATGAAACCAGCGCAGCTATTATAGTGGAAGGTTCAGAGTTTGAGCTGACATTTTCAAAGGCAGAAGGAACAATTACAAGCTGGAGCTTCAAGGGACAAAGCTTGATGAAAGCGGGACCAAAGATGAACTTCTGGCGTGCGATGACCGATAATGAAATGTATATTTCAAAGGAATGGAAAGAATCGTATCTTCATATGATGGAGCATGATGCCCGTTCAATAAAAGTTGAACAAATTGACCGAAACAGAATAAAAATCAGGGTGGAAGCAAATGTGGCACCAAGGGTGATGGCCTGGGGAGTTAATGGCAGTTATGATTATACTATTCATGCAAATGGCCAGGTAGAAATAGCTGTTGAGGGTCAGCCGTATGGCAGCCTCCCTGCAACGTGGCCGAAAGTCGGCATTGAAATGAAGCTTCCTCTTGATTTATCACATGCATCATGGTTTGGAAGAGGCCCGGGGGAAAGTTACCCGGACAGTAAGCTTGCCTGCAAAATAGGTGAATACAGCATGAAAGTCGAAAATCTTTTCTTCCCGTATATACACCCTCAGGAAAATGGCAACCGATCAGATACAGAATGGGCAAGCTTTCATAATGGCATGAGCCTTGGATTGCTGGCTGCGGGGGATCACCTAATGAATTTCAGTGCGCATTATTATACAAAGGAAGATCTTGAAGCAGCAAAACATTTGTACCAATTAAAGCAGCGAAGCTATATAACTTTAAATCTGGATTATCAGGTGAATGGAATTGGAAGCAATAGCTGCGGGCCAGGCCCATTGCCTGAATATGAGTTAAAACCTAAAGCCTTCCGCTATAAAGTGACTTTCTTGCCCTTCTCAGGAAGTGCCGGATTAGCCAGGGAAAAGGCAAAAGAGCTGAAATATCAAATTAGTGCAGAAGAAGTATTAACTAATAATAAATAA
- a CDS encoding helix-turn-helix domain-containing protein — translation MQPNKVSTLLEAIGAEINEQTPSRTRDRLEKALDTLHEDGLIGSWHYKNDIKQIQKGISSMDENTEIAGEKIREIREKFNLSLNQAAEELEISTSYLSNIESRRRSLPVLSDYA, via the coding sequence TTGCAGCCGAATAAAGTCTCAACTCTCCTTGAAGCCATTGGGGCAGAAATAAATGAACAAACTCCTTCGAGAACACGGGATCGACTGGAGAAAGCGCTTGATACCCTTCATGAGGATGGACTGATTGGATCCTGGCACTACAAAAATGACATTAAACAGATACAAAAAGGAATTTCCAGTATGGATGAAAACACAGAGATAGCGGGCGAAAAAATAAGGGAAATCAGGGAGAAATTCAATTTATCCTTAAACCAGGCAGCTGAAGAGCTAGAGATTTCTACCTCCTATTTAAGTAATATTGAAAGTAGAAGGCGGTCACTACCTGTCTTATCAGACTATGCATGA
- a CDS encoding sigma 54-interacting transcriptional regulator: protein MENLYYKKYIRTDFCFEHDHDHKKNNILLQYKNSDLFYMDREEYSFYKQQAEELFWKKCLVILMDDFDLSLLAKDFLTELIVFTDSENRILGYVKCQDLLKELSNDFEELQAYFHTIIDTIENSVSAVDKEGKTIVWTEGAERIFSIRKEDILGKEMKNFFSEEMLLNQETLLTGKAFKHHLHKPREDLFVLININPVVVKGKIIGAVAAETDITSQVMLSQELLSASSKIQQLQNEVSRLNNTRDPFQNVKGSSVEIKNAISLAKKMAKTDENVLLLGETGAGKEVFAKAIHDQCRLSKPFIALNCGAISPALFESELFGYEKGAFSGGDPNGKPGKIELADKGTLFLDEVGDLPLDQQVKLLRVLENKTYYSVGGLKVKAANCRIIAATNKNLEAMVERGEFREDLFYRLNTLTIFIPPLRKRRQDILELFHLFIHESSLKYGLDITFIAPQITQLLLEYEWKGNIRELKNAVDRMVLLSENGSILPNTLPEKILKEKPHFFLPSANELQNEINRFEKQKILDALKGENGNKSEAAKRLGITRTTLYNKMKKLNISDW, encoded by the coding sequence GTGGAAAATTTATATTATAAAAAGTATATACGTACTGATTTTTGTTTTGAACATGACCATGATCATAAAAAAAATAATATACTGCTTCAATATAAGAACAGCGATTTATTTTATATGGATAGAGAGGAATATTCCTTCTATAAACAGCAAGCTGAAGAATTATTTTGGAAGAAGTGTTTAGTAATCTTAATGGATGATTTTGATTTAAGCCTTCTCGCAAAGGATTTTTTAACTGAACTAATTGTATTCACTGACTCTGAAAACAGAATACTCGGTTACGTCAAGTGCCAGGATCTGCTAAAGGAACTCAGCAATGATTTTGAAGAATTACAGGCTTATTTTCATACTATAATCGATACCATTGAGAATTCGGTATCAGCCGTGGACAAGGAAGGGAAAACAATCGTCTGGACAGAAGGGGCTGAAAGAATATTCTCTATCCGCAAAGAAGATATTCTGGGAAAAGAAATGAAAAATTTCTTTTCTGAAGAGATGCTTTTAAATCAGGAAACACTTCTGACTGGCAAAGCGTTTAAACATCATCTTCATAAACCAAGAGAAGATCTTTTTGTACTGATAAATATTAATCCAGTTGTTGTCAAAGGGAAAATTATTGGGGCTGTAGCCGCGGAAACGGACATAACGAGCCAGGTCATGCTGAGCCAGGAGTTATTGAGTGCATCTTCTAAAATTCAGCAGCTGCAAAACGAAGTTTCCAGACTTAATAATACTAGGGATCCTTTTCAAAATGTTAAAGGATCAAGTGTTGAAATTAAAAACGCCATATCCCTGGCAAAAAAGATGGCTAAAACGGATGAGAATGTATTACTGCTGGGTGAAACAGGAGCGGGAAAAGAAGTATTTGCAAAGGCTATACATGACCAATGCCGATTATCAAAGCCTTTTATTGCTTTGAATTGTGGTGCCATTTCTCCAGCATTGTTTGAAAGTGAATTGTTTGGCTATGAAAAAGGTGCTTTCTCAGGGGGAGATCCTAACGGGAAGCCTGGAAAAATAGAGCTTGCTGATAAAGGAACATTGTTTCTGGATGAAGTGGGGGATCTGCCTTTAGATCAGCAGGTAAAATTGTTGAGAGTCCTTGAAAACAAAACCTATTATTCGGTAGGTGGTTTGAAGGTGAAAGCTGCCAACTGCAGAATAATAGCTGCAACCAATAAGAATTTAGAAGCAATGGTTGAGAGGGGCGAGTTCAGAGAAGATTTGTTCTACCGACTGAATACCTTAACGATATTTATCCCGCCATTAAGAAAAAGAAGACAGGATATCTTAGAGTTATTTCATCTGTTTATTCATGAATCATCTTTAAAATATGGCCTGGACATTACCTTTATTGCACCTCAAATTACACAATTGCTGCTTGAGTATGAATGGAAAGGGAATATTAGAGAACTTAAAAATGCAGTAGATAGAATGGTTCTTTTATCTGAAAATGGTTCCATATTGCCTAATACATTGCCGGAAAAGATACTAAAGGAGAAACCTCATTTTTTCTTGCCGTCTGCCAATGAATTGCAGAACGAAATAAACAGATTCGAAAAACAAAAAATCCTTGATGCACTAAAAGGAGAAAATGGAAATAAATCAGAAGCGGCAAAGCGGTTGGGCATAACAAGAACTACTTTATATAATAAGATGAAAAAATTAAATATATCCGATTGGTAA
- a CDS encoding Xaa-Pro peptidase family protein translates to MNNKIASLEKFLEKRNWTGGLITSRQNIFYLTGFDYEPHERFVGIFIFPGRSPLIVLPEMELKMLLEAGWRNDYICYKDSDNVWRMITDHLKENLNMITDFAVEETYISLKYVRMLQQMLPNIHLQNLDQALSEMRIQKNPEEIKKLRIAAQYADYAIQAGIDALYEGVSELEVLGEIENKIKKAGLRDMSFSTMVLFGSNSSNPHGVPGENKLQPGDTIIFDLGVKYEGYCSDITRTFVFKELRDEVKEMYDLVLKANLAALLECWAGNKMRKIDEAARKVISNGGFGEYFPHRIGHGLGIEVHEEPSLHAENEEILREGMVLTVEPGIYIPGVGGVRIEDDVVIGAEGVEVLTKFKKNLHVVKGKKTDWK, encoded by the coding sequence ATGAATAACAAAATAGCATCTTTAGAGAAATTCTTAGAAAAGAGAAACTGGACGGGGGGACTCATTACATCACGGCAGAACATTTTTTACTTAACCGGTTTTGATTACGAACCGCATGAACGCTTTGTTGGAATTTTTATTTTTCCGGGAAGATCCCCATTAATTGTATTGCCTGAAATGGAGTTGAAAATGCTCTTGGAAGCAGGCTGGAGAAATGACTATATCTGTTATAAAGACTCAGATAATGTATGGAGGATGATTACAGATCATCTCAAAGAAAATTTAAACATGATCACAGATTTTGCAGTAGAAGAGACCTATATTTCTCTTAAATATGTTCGTATGCTGCAGCAAATGCTGCCAAATATCCATCTGCAAAATTTAGATCAGGCGCTTTCTGAAATGAGGATTCAAAAAAACCCTGAGGAAATAAAGAAATTAAGGATAGCAGCCCAATATGCAGATTATGCAATACAAGCTGGGATAGATGCCTTATATGAAGGTGTATCAGAGTTAGAAGTGCTGGGTGAAATTGAAAATAAAATTAAAAAAGCAGGATTGCGTGATATGTCTTTCAGCACAATGGTGCTTTTTGGCAGCAATTCAAGCAATCCTCATGGAGTTCCGGGGGAGAATAAACTGCAGCCCGGAGATACCATCATATTTGATTTGGGTGTTAAATATGAAGGATATTGTTCGGATATCACTCGAACATTTGTCTTTAAGGAATTAAGGGACGAAGTCAAAGAGATGTATGATTTAGTGTTGAAAGCTAATTTGGCTGCTCTGCTAGAGTGCTGGGCAGGCAATAAAATGAGAAAAATAGATGAAGCGGCCAGAAAAGTAATAAGCAATGGCGGATTTGGAGAATACTTTCCTCATAGAATTGGCCATGGCCTGGGAATAGAAGTGCACGAAGAACCTTCTTTACACGCTGAAAATGAGGAAATTCTCCGGGAAGGTATGGTGCTGACTGTAGAACCAGGCATCTATATCCCCGGTGTAGGCGGGGTGAGAATAGAGGATGATGTAGTGATAGGGGCAGAAGGAGTAGAGGTATTAACGAAGTTTAAGAAAAACTTGCATGTCGTAAAAGGGAAAAAGACTGATTGGAAATAA
- the eutH gene encoding ethanolamine utilization protein EutH → MENFIIYIIAIFVAIGGIDRILGNKFKIGEEFSKAFYSMGALSLSMVGIISISPVLADILIPIISPVYSFFGADPSMFASTLFALDMGGYKLATEMANDIDAANFSWVFLGTMMGPTLVFTIPVALNLIQKKDQANFAKGILIGLMTIPIGCLIGGRVSGFHLLWMIKNLLPTILLSIIIMISLLKIPKATTKMFIGFSKIIEAVLISGLVIVIFQTLTGVEFIKKLVPIHESFKTIGDITIMLAGAYPLVFFLQHVLKKPFEKAGNKIGLTHQSLVGLLSSLAHHVPMFSKFDLLDARGKVVNTAFAVSGSFVMGSHLGFVASVDKSFIVPMIFGKLSAGILAAIIAYFVMDDEVKDKSTCTLK, encoded by the coding sequence ATGGAGAATTTCATTATTTACATAATAGCTATATTTGTTGCTATTGGTGGAATCGATAGGATTCTAGGAAATAAATTTAAGATTGGCGAAGAGTTTTCAAAAGCTTTTTATAGTATGGGAGCCCTGTCACTATCGATGGTTGGCATTATTTCTATATCTCCTGTATTGGCAGATATATTAATACCAATAATATCACCTGTTTATTCCTTTTTTGGGGCTGACCCTTCCATGTTTGCATCAACACTATTTGCTCTGGATATGGGCGGTTATAAACTTGCGACTGAAATGGCAAATGATATAGATGCAGCGAATTTTTCCTGGGTATTTTTAGGTACCATGATGGGACCAACACTGGTGTTCACCATCCCTGTTGCATTAAATTTAATTCAAAAAAAAGACCAGGCCAATTTTGCAAAAGGTATCTTGATCGGCTTAATGACTATTCCAATTGGCTGCTTGATTGGCGGAAGGGTTTCTGGTTTTCATTTATTATGGATGATTAAAAATCTGCTTCCAACGATTCTATTATCCATTATTATCATGATCTCATTATTAAAAATTCCCAAAGCTACAACGAAAATGTTCATTGGGTTCTCAAAAATCATTGAGGCTGTATTAATATCAGGCTTAGTCATTGTGATTTTCCAAACACTAACAGGAGTAGAATTTATTAAGAAATTAGTTCCTATTCATGAGAGCTTTAAAACCATCGGGGATATTACCATCATGCTTGCCGGTGCATATCCATTGGTCTTCTTTCTGCAGCATGTGCTAAAAAAGCCATTTGAAAAAGCAGGCAATAAAATTGGGCTCACGCATCAATCTCTAGTCGGATTATTATCATCATTGGCTCACCATGTTCCAATGTTCTCGAAATTTGACCTTTTAGATGCGAGAGGTAAAGTCGTCAATACAGCTTTTGCAGTTAGCGGCTCCTTTGTGATGGGGAGTCATCTGGGCTTTGTTGCCTCTGTTGACAAAAGCTTTATTGTTCCAATGATTTTTGGAAAGCTGTCTGCTGGAATTTTAGCTGCAATCATAGCTTATTTCGTTATGGATGATGAGGTTAAGGATAAAAGTACTTGTACGCTCAAATAA
- a CDS encoding MFS transporter: MAGIIFVAFNLRPAITSVGPLIGAIRDETGISNGAAGLLTTLPLVAFALLSPFVPRIAQKLGSEWSILLGLTILGTGIAARSLGMLPPLYIGTILIGLGVGLCNVLLPGMVKEKFPQKVGLLTGIYTFSMGICAGLAPGFSIPLAKDLGLGWRLSLGVWTILILIAIIVWIPQIRLRKKKTEAPKVSAPKGSIWSSPIAWQVTLFMGLQSMVYFSTTTWLPEILHSQGREIDAAGWMVTVFQFSGLPVNFIIPVLADRLPNQKGIALGIGIFTFAGITGLLVNVNAFISNISIVLLGIGLGAAISHSLTLIGLRAENAKQAASLSGMAQSVGYLLAAAGPILIGSLYDLFHSWTVPLIFLIFITAIFTISGIGAGRNQFVLQDKLNKQDKTASTIA; this comes from the coding sequence ATGGCCGGCATTATTTTTGTGGCTTTTAATTTACGCCCTGCGATTACATCTGTCGGGCCATTGATCGGGGCAATCCGGGATGAAACGGGAATTTCCAATGGTGCAGCAGGCCTTCTGACTACCCTTCCTCTCGTTGCCTTTGCCCTGCTCTCTCCATTTGTTCCGAGGATTGCCCAAAAGCTTGGAAGTGAATGGAGCATTCTTTTGGGTTTGACTATTTTGGGAACCGGCATTGCGGCCCGTTCTTTGGGAATGCTTCCTCCGCTCTACATAGGAACTATATTAATAGGGTTAGGCGTAGGTCTTTGCAACGTGCTTCTTCCTGGAATGGTCAAGGAAAAGTTTCCGCAGAAGGTTGGTCTGCTTACAGGCATTTATACATTTTCAATGGGGATTTGTGCAGGACTAGCGCCAGGATTCAGTATCCCGCTTGCAAAGGATCTTGGCCTGGGATGGCGGCTTTCCCTTGGTGTATGGACCATCTTAATTCTTATCGCCATTATTGTCTGGATTCCGCAGATCAGATTACGAAAGAAAAAGACGGAAGCACCTAAAGTATCTGCTCCAAAGGGTTCAATCTGGTCCTCACCCATCGCCTGGCAGGTCACACTGTTTATGGGATTGCAATCAATGGTCTATTTCAGCACCACCACCTGGCTCCCTGAAATTCTACATAGCCAGGGACGGGAAATTGACGCAGCTGGATGGATGGTAACGGTTTTCCAGTTTTCAGGACTCCCTGTTAATTTTATTATTCCCGTTCTTGCCGATCGGCTTCCTAACCAAAAGGGGATTGCTCTTGGCATCGGCATTTTCACTTTTGCAGGTATAACGGGTCTCCTGGTGAATGTCAATGCCTTCATCTCTAACATCAGCATCGTTCTCCTCGGGATTGGTCTTGGAGCTGCGATCAGCCATTCCTTAACCCTGATCGGCCTTCGTGCTGAAAATGCCAAACAGGCAGCCAGCCTTTCAGGAATGGCTCAATCCGTCGGCTACCTGCTTGCGGCGGCAGGACCGATTCTCATCGGCTCACTGTATGACCTGTTCCACTCCTGGACCGTTCCACTGATCTTCCTAATCTTCATTACTGCCATCTTTACTATTTCCGGAATTGGTGCAGGGCGTAATCAATTTGTTTTGCAGGATAAGCTCAATAAGCAGGATAAAACTGCTTCAACTATTGCATAA
- a CDS encoding PadR family transcriptional regulator has translation MSMQIVILGLLKEKEYHPYEMKKVILEHKWDQLFPVTDGNLYHAIRKLEKHKWIQAEKQEQVNNRPNRTIYQITEEGKNQLSEEIIEVFKKRMPEPRSLYPALLFIESPEVPAAAEHIKSWISELNAESEGKHDYQDVIPNLIQEHYKGLNEFYMNWLNKILDALESI, from the coding sequence ATGTCCATGCAAATCGTAATTCTCGGGCTTTTAAAAGAGAAAGAATATCATCCATATGAAATGAAAAAAGTCATTTTAGAACACAAATGGGATCAGCTATTCCCCGTTACGGACGGCAATTTATATCACGCCATCCGCAAACTCGAAAAGCACAAGTGGATCCAGGCGGAGAAGCAGGAACAGGTGAATAATCGGCCAAACCGGACCATTTACCAGATAACTGAAGAAGGAAAAAATCAGCTTTCAGAAGAAATCATTGAGGTGTTTAAAAAGCGGATGCCTGAACCGCGCTCCCTTTATCCAGCCCTATTATTTATCGAATCACCAGAAGTCCCTGCAGCAGCAGAACATATTAAATCCTGGATCTCCGAGCTGAATGCAGAAAGTGAAGGAAAGCATGACTACCAAGACGTCATTCCGAACCTGATCCAGGAGCATTATAAAGGATTAAATGAGTTTTATATGAATTGGCTTAATAAAATTCTCGATGCATTAGAATCAATTTAA
- a CDS encoding SDR family oxidoreductase: protein MGKFDNKIVLVTGGASGMGKRMTELLVEEGAYVIAADINKELLDVVSQNDSVEGKMLNVMSEDDWKKAVEEIVADHGRIDVLINNAGISSEKHMDDVTIEDWDLMMRINGFGPFAGMKHVLPQMVKQQSGAVVNISSYTAMVGMGTNTYTASKGAVRAISRAASTQFGRFGIRVNAVFPGVIKTPMTENLSESSEVLQRLIQATPLQRLGEADDVARAVLFLASDDASYITGAELVIDGGFSAQ from the coding sequence ATGGGGAAATTCGATAATAAAATTGTATTGGTTACTGGCGGAGCATCCGGCATGGGAAAACGAATGACTGAGCTTTTAGTCGAAGAAGGCGCTTATGTTATTGCAGCGGACATTAATAAAGAGCTCTTGGACGTTGTCAGCCAAAATGATTCAGTGGAAGGCAAAATGCTGAATGTCATGTCAGAGGATGATTGGAAAAAGGCAGTGGAAGAAATCGTTGCCGATCATGGAAGAATCGATGTTCTAATTAATAATGCCGGCATTTCAAGTGAGAAGCATATGGATGATGTGACAATTGAAGATTGGGATCTCATGATGCGCATCAATGGTTTCGGGCCATTTGCAGGAATGAAGCATGTATTGCCGCAGATGGTCAAACAGCAAAGCGGTGCCGTTGTGAATATTTCAAGCTACACAGCCATGGTTGGAATGGGAACAAACACATACACGGCTTCAAAAGGTGCTGTCAGAGCCATCTCCAGAGCGGCAAGCACACAGTTTGGCCGTTTCGGTATCAGGGTTAATGCCGTTTTCCCTGGCGTTATTAAAACACCAATGACCGAAAACCTGTCAGAATCCAGTGAAGTGCTGCAAAGATTAATTCAGGCAACTCCGCTCCAAAGACTTGGTGAAGCTGATGACGTGGCACGCGCTGTATTGTTCCTTGCTTCAGATGATGCTTCTTATATTACAGGAGCTGAACTAGTTATTGACGGCGGGTTTTCAGCACAATAG
- a CDS encoding TetR family transcriptional regulator → MQDRPDDKYSRILNASIEVISEKGLEKSSVSEIVKKAGIAQGTFYLYFSSKSDLVPAIANSLLTKILDRMKRKVHGAASFWSTLDAVIDETFKVTDEHKDIIVLVYSGLAVNHSLEKWEEVYRPYYEWLEIEISKAVQKEEIYTNINLKWTSRTIINLIENAAERYYIGGEQDEPLTVYKEELFKFIRKSLITG, encoded by the coding sequence ATGCAGGATCGTCCAGATGATAAATACAGTAGAATACTGAACGCATCTATAGAGGTTATTTCTGAAAAAGGCCTTGAAAAGTCCTCGGTATCAGAGATCGTTAAGAAAGCAGGCATCGCTCAGGGAACGTTCTATTTATATTTTTCTTCAAAAAGTGATTTGGTACCTGCGATCGCCAATTCACTTCTCACCAAAATTCTCGATCGGATGAAGAGGAAGGTACATGGGGCAGCAAGCTTCTGGAGTACTCTAGATGCCGTAATTGACGAGACCTTTAAGGTTACAGATGAACATAAAGATATTATAGTACTTGTATACTCAGGACTCGCTGTCAATCATTCCTTGGAAAAATGGGAGGAAGTGTACCGGCCATATTACGAATGGCTTGAGATTGAAATCAGCAAGGCAGTTCAAAAAGAAGAAATTTATACAAACATTAATTTGAAGTGGACCTCAAGGACCATCATTAACCTTATCGAAAATGCTGCTGAAAGATATTATATTGGCGGCGAGCAGGATGAGCCCCTGACGGTTTATAAAGAAGAGCTTTTTAAATTTATCAGGAAATCATTAATCACAGGCTAA
- a CDS encoding multidrug efflux SMR transporter, translated as MKWMLVFAAGILEVMWASGLKYADSFLDWTITTVLIAASFILLIRSYKVIPVAAAYTVFVGIGTVGTYILGVIMGEPFSVTQVFFLVILLAGIIGMKTFTKQENTEARGES; from the coding sequence ATGAAATGGATGTTAGTATTTGCAGCCGGCATCCTTGAAGTGATGTGGGCTTCAGGTTTAAAATATGCAGATTCATTCTTGGATTGGACGATAACCACAGTGCTGATAGCAGCAAGTTTCATATTATTGATCCGCTCATATAAGGTAATACCTGTTGCGGCGGCTTATACAGTATTCGTCGGGATTGGAACTGTAGGCACTTATATTTTAGGTGTGATAATGGGGGAGCCTTTTTCGGTAACTCAAGTATTCTTTCTGGTGATATTATTGGCAGGTATCATTGGCATGAAGACTTTTACGAAACAGGAAAACACTGAAGCGAGAGGTGAATCTTAA